From Bombus vancouverensis nearcticus chromosome 15, iyBomVanc1_principal, whole genome shotgun sequence, the proteins below share one genomic window:
- the Rlip gene encoding ral interacting protein isoform X1 codes for MDFESPDVEKEFPGLYASESAKKSNESDFSDEGGHEKHSKKELLSGKRKEKKDRKDRGYATLEGESSPDEDQETKSPSKSKKTKAFKFPSKKEKREKSREKEGKEKDGEKEKDKKKKDKDEKDIEKEKRKEKEKDKAKQKLKDRKKGKHTGEDGLDIGEEQPIFGVSLHLAVERSRCHDGVELPLIVRDCIDFIEEHGMNVEGLYKVPGVKSKVQYLKKLYNHREPVNLSEFEPTVATSLLILFLRELPEPVLESSEMISRFEQAASTKDVAQREAQLIHLTQQLPKCNKVLLAWAILHLDHVTAREKTTKMNAQTISMTLSPVLQMSHRLLLALLFHCKALFPNVQLIKYVPPLSSGSVNLPDSVENIAAELSKQESLLSQIHMQMNAGFVTKSREEQLWEVQRMITQLKRKYKTVQKMEGAAQKSLDEEVKSNDETVVELNVQKTKAEEEDVEHVKSEVQATSTLALKKNNKAHISEDNKEPTSTNITQNERNVYTHDKDIVDSGEASTLASQFNEQENTSSRINENVSAVEPEPENAIDKLRESLIYEELLNMQALLKSRINQERNEIKRLMEMLTERGPEKKKPKERIHSPNEAEMTAMIQLVKENQLLEKKMTTLIRSIIEEKDACIELRVQLAVHQLAAKT; via the exons ATGGATTTCGAAAGTCCAGATGTAGAAAAAGAATTTCCTGGGTTATACGCTTCGGAATCAGCGAAAAAAAGTAACGAAAGCGATT TTAGTGACGAAGGTGGACATGAAAAACATTCTAAAAAAGAACTTCTTAGCGgtaaacgaaaagaaaagaaagatcgaAAGGATCGAGGATATGCCACCTTAGAGGGTGAAAGTTCCCCTGATGAAGATCAGGAAACAAA AAGTCCTTCAAAGTCAAAAAAAACCAAAGCTTTCAAATTTCcatcaaagaaagaaaaacgtgaAAAATCCAGAGAAAAAGAGGGTAAAGAGAAGGATGGTGAAAAGGaaaaagacaaaaagaaaaaggacaAGGATGAGAAAGatatagagaaagagaaacgtaaagagaaagaaaaggataaAGCAAAGCAAAAATTAAAAGATCGTAAAAAAGGAAAGCACACAGGGGAGGATGGCTTGGATATTGGTG AGGAGCAACCAATATTTGGTGTTAGCCTGCATTTAGCAGTGGAAAGAAGTCGTTGTCATGATGGTGTTGAACTACCTTTAATTGTAAGAGACTGCATTGATTTTATAGAAGAACATGGAATGAATGTGGAGGGTTTGTATAAAGTACCAGGAGTGAAATCAAAagttcaatatttaaaaaaattatacaacCATAGAGAACCAGTAAATTTATCTGAATTTGAACCTACAGTAGCCACAAGCTTATTGATATTGTTCCTTAG GGAGCTACCAGAGCCTGTTCTAGAGAGTAGTGAAATGATATCAAGGTTTGAACAAGCAGCGTCTACAAAAGATGTTGCTCAAAGGGAAGCACAACTAATACACTTAACTCAACAGCTTCCTAAGTGTAATAAAGTTCTTCTCGCATGGGCCATATTACACTTAGATCATGTTACAGCACGA GAAAAAACAACTAAAATGAATGCTCAAACCATCTCAATGACTTTAAGTCCTGTATTACAAATGAGTCATAGGCTATTATTAGCTTTGTTATTTCATTGCAAAGCTCTTTTTCCAAACgtacaattaataaaatatgtgccGCCACTTTCGTCCGGTAGCGTTAATCTTCCAGATTCTGTAGAAAATATAGCAGCTGAATTATCTAAACAAGAATCGTTACTCTCGCAAATACATATGCAAATGAACGCAGGTTTTGTTACAAAATCGCGCGAGGAACAATTATGGGAAGTACAACGTATGATAACGCAGTTAAAG AGGAAATATAAAACGGTGCAAAAAATGGAAGGTGCAGCGCAAAAAAGTTTAGATGAAGAGGTAAAATCAAATGACGAAACTGTAGTAGAATTAAATGTACAAAAAACAAAAGCAGAAGAGGAAGACGTAGAACATGTGAAATCAGAAGTTCAAGCAACATCTACTTTAGcattaaaaaagaataataagGCACATATTTCAGAAGACAATAAAGAACCAACAAGTACAAATATTACTCAAAATGAACGAAATGTTTATACACATGACAAGGATATTGTTGACTCTGGCGAGGCATCTACACTTGCATCACAGTTTAATGAACAGGAAAATACTTCAtctagaataaatgaaaatg TTTCAGCAGTAGAGCCTGAGCCTGAAAATGCTATTGACAAATTAAGAGAGAGTTTAATTtatgaagaattattaaatatgCAAGCATTACTAAAATCGCGAATAAAtcaagaaagaaatgaaattaaacgtTTAATGGAAATGTTAACAGAACGTGGTCCAGAAAAGAAAAAACCAAAGGAAAGAATACATTCGCCGAATGAAGCAGAGATGACAGCTATGATTCAATTAGTCAAAGAAAATCAGTTACTCGAG AAAAAGATGACTACTTTAATTCGCAGTATCATAGAAGAAAAGGATGCCTGTATAGAACTTCGTGTTCAATTAGCAGTTCATCAATTAGCAGCTAAAACCTGa
- the Rlip gene encoding ral interacting protein isoform X2: protein MKIRKQTYALTHRSPSKSKKTKAFKFPSKKEKREKSREKEGKEKDGEKEKDKKKKDKDEKDIEKEKRKEKEKDKAKQKLKDRKKGKHTGEDGLDIGEEQPIFGVSLHLAVERSRCHDGVELPLIVRDCIDFIEEHGMNVEGLYKVPGVKSKVQYLKKLYNHREPVNLSEFEPTVATSLLILFLRELPEPVLESSEMISRFEQAASTKDVAQREAQLIHLTQQLPKCNKVLLAWAILHLDHVTAREKTTKMNAQTISMTLSPVLQMSHRLLLALLFHCKALFPNVQLIKYVPPLSSGSVNLPDSVENIAAELSKQESLLSQIHMQMNAGFVTKSREEQLWEVQRMITQLKRKYKTVQKMEGAAQKSLDEEVKSNDETVVELNVQKTKAEEEDVEHVKSEVQATSTLALKKNNKAHISEDNKEPTSTNITQNERNVYTHDKDIVDSGEASTLASQFNEQENTSSRINENVSAVEPEPENAIDKLRESLIYEELLNMQALLKSRINQERNEIKRLMEMLTERGPEKKKPKERIHSPNEAEMTAMIQLVKENQLLEKKMTTLIRSIIEEKDACIELRVQLAVHQLAAKT, encoded by the exons ATGAAGATCAGGAAACAAA CATATGCTTTAACTCACAGAAGTCCTTCAAAGTCAAAAAAAACCAAAGCTTTCAAATTTCcatcaaagaaagaaaaacgtgaAAAATCCAGAGAAAAAGAGGGTAAAGAGAAGGATGGTGAAAAGGaaaaagacaaaaagaaaaaggacaAGGATGAGAAAGatatagagaaagagaaacgtaaagagaaagaaaaggataaAGCAAAGCAAAAATTAAAAGATCGTAAAAAAGGAAAGCACACAGGGGAGGATGGCTTGGATATTGGTG AGGAGCAACCAATATTTGGTGTTAGCCTGCATTTAGCAGTGGAAAGAAGTCGTTGTCATGATGGTGTTGAACTACCTTTAATTGTAAGAGACTGCATTGATTTTATAGAAGAACATGGAATGAATGTGGAGGGTTTGTATAAAGTACCAGGAGTGAAATCAAAagttcaatatttaaaaaaattatacaacCATAGAGAACCAGTAAATTTATCTGAATTTGAACCTACAGTAGCCACAAGCTTATTGATATTGTTCCTTAG GGAGCTACCAGAGCCTGTTCTAGAGAGTAGTGAAATGATATCAAGGTTTGAACAAGCAGCGTCTACAAAAGATGTTGCTCAAAGGGAAGCACAACTAATACACTTAACTCAACAGCTTCCTAAGTGTAATAAAGTTCTTCTCGCATGGGCCATATTACACTTAGATCATGTTACAGCACGA GAAAAAACAACTAAAATGAATGCTCAAACCATCTCAATGACTTTAAGTCCTGTATTACAAATGAGTCATAGGCTATTATTAGCTTTGTTATTTCATTGCAAAGCTCTTTTTCCAAACgtacaattaataaaatatgtgccGCCACTTTCGTCCGGTAGCGTTAATCTTCCAGATTCTGTAGAAAATATAGCAGCTGAATTATCTAAACAAGAATCGTTACTCTCGCAAATACATATGCAAATGAACGCAGGTTTTGTTACAAAATCGCGCGAGGAACAATTATGGGAAGTACAACGTATGATAACGCAGTTAAAG AGGAAATATAAAACGGTGCAAAAAATGGAAGGTGCAGCGCAAAAAAGTTTAGATGAAGAGGTAAAATCAAATGACGAAACTGTAGTAGAATTAAATGTACAAAAAACAAAAGCAGAAGAGGAAGACGTAGAACATGTGAAATCAGAAGTTCAAGCAACATCTACTTTAGcattaaaaaagaataataagGCACATATTTCAGAAGACAATAAAGAACCAACAAGTACAAATATTACTCAAAATGAACGAAATGTTTATACACATGACAAGGATATTGTTGACTCTGGCGAGGCATCTACACTTGCATCACAGTTTAATGAACAGGAAAATACTTCAtctagaataaatgaaaatg TTTCAGCAGTAGAGCCTGAGCCTGAAAATGCTATTGACAAATTAAGAGAGAGTTTAATTtatgaagaattattaaatatgCAAGCATTACTAAAATCGCGAATAAAtcaagaaagaaatgaaattaaacgtTTAATGGAAATGTTAACAGAACGTGGTCCAGAAAAGAAAAAACCAAAGGAAAGAATACATTCGCCGAATGAAGCAGAGATGACAGCTATGATTCAATTAGTCAAAGAAAATCAGTTACTCGAG AAAAAGATGACTACTTTAATTCGCAGTATCATAGAAGAAAAGGATGCCTGTATAGAACTTCGTGTTCAATTAGCAGTTCATCAATTAGCAGCTAAAACCTGa